A portion of the Candidatus Pristimantibacillus lignocellulolyticus genome contains these proteins:
- a CDS encoding Gfo/Idh/MocA family oxidoreductase → MQKVRVGIIGCGNISDAYLVNCVHYEELEIVALADLNGELAQTKADKYNVEKVLSTEQLLADPDIDIVLNLTIPQVHASVSLAALDAGKHVYSEKPLAVTVEDGQAIVDKARQLGLRVGVAPDTVLGAGIQTCRKLIDEGAIGQPIAANAFMLSGGPESWHPNPSFLYAKGAGPMFDMGPYYLSAFITLLGPITRVTGSAVISYPQRKITSEPQYGEMIQVETPTHINGVIDFESGATATLVTSFDVKGGSSLPNIEIYGSEGSIIVPDPNTFGGPVKLRKAGSDQFEEVMLTHPYSENDRGIGLLDMAKAIQENRPHRASGELALQVLEIMHGFHIASAEGRHYKVACNCERPTAMLSNN, encoded by the coding sequence GTGCAAAAGGTAAGAGTTGGGATTATTGGTTGCGGTAATATAAGTGATGCCTATCTAGTAAATTGTGTTCATTATGAAGAACTTGAAATCGTAGCATTAGCAGATTTGAATGGGGAATTGGCACAAACAAAAGCTGATAAATATAATGTTGAAAAAGTGTTATCAACAGAGCAACTATTAGCTGATCCCGATATTGATATTGTATTGAATTTAACGATTCCGCAAGTGCATGCAAGCGTTAGTCTTGCTGCACTTGATGCAGGAAAACATGTGTATTCCGAGAAACCTTTGGCTGTTACGGTTGAAGATGGACAAGCTATTGTTGATAAAGCTAGGCAACTTGGGCTTCGTGTTGGTGTAGCACCTGATACGGTATTAGGTGCTGGTATTCAAACTTGTCGAAAACTTATTGATGAAGGTGCAATTGGACAACCTATTGCAGCTAATGCTTTTATGTTATCGGGCGGACCAGAGAGCTGGCATCCTAATCCTTCGTTTTTATATGCAAAAGGAGCAGGTCCAATGTTCGATATGGGACCATATTACTTATCAGCATTTATAACGTTACTTGGCCCAATTACACGTGTAACTGGATCAGCAGTAATCTCTTACCCACAGCGTAAAATTACTAGTGAGCCACAATATGGTGAAATGATTCAAGTAGAAACGCCAACACATATCAATGGTGTGATAGATTTTGAAAGTGGGGCTACGGCAACACTTGTTACGAGTTTTGATGTTAAGGGTGGAAGCTCGTTACCTAATATCGAAATCTATGGAAGTGAAGGATCGATCATAGTTCCTGATCCCAATACTTTCGGTGGACCAGTTAAGTTGCGCAAGGCAGGTAGTGATCAATTCGAAGAAGTTATGTTGACACACCCATATAGCGAAAATGATCGTGGTATTGGGTTACTAGATATGGCAAAAGCAATTCAAGAGAATCGTCCTCATCGCGCAAGCGGGGAACTAGCATTGCAAGTATTGGAAATTATGCATGGTTTCCATATCGCTTCTGCTGAAGGTCGTCATTATAAAGTAGCATGTAACTGCGAAAGACCTACTGCGATGTTAAGCAATAATTAA